One Patescibacteria group bacterium genomic region harbors:
- a CDS encoding M20/M25/M40 family metallo-hydrolase: MNNQNIKNFLLQLLRFDTSNDGHLQTGRTLELLQFIKKEINSPDIEVNIQPYSVKLKNGQELKGRGNLIALPKGRSRGPFIMLQGHVDTVGDATGFKPGARQGYIHGRGAVDMKGSVAVMIRVFKQLIKKKNLKYQPMLVLTSDEEANDFSGIKEFLKTKHSKKEIAFAVCGEPTSLEIKTKLMGVLNVEVNIRQAGGHGALPQKENVIEKAGLILSELIKIKKLIVKQKRAGFDPATMNIGVIRGGDVVNKIPRSCVIKFAVRTIQPHSYYKKIIEKRIALLGFKNIKIKYCFSYDPVIVRRRLPSDGLGSKIKKGRGIFRAFSEATLLNQNDILAYVFGAGDIKKAHKKAEKESISLAELEKYEKILVGFFRND; encoded by the coding sequence ATGAACAATCAAAATATTAAAAATTTTTTATTACAGCTTTTAAGGTTTGACACCAGCAATGACGGGCATCTGCAAACTGGCCGAACTTTAGAATTGCTCCAATTCATAAAGAAAGAAATCAACTCTCCGGACATAGAAGTAAATATCCAGCCCTATAGCGTCAAATTAAAAAATGGCCAAGAGCTGAAAGGACGCGGTAATCTCATTGCTTTGCCAAAAGGGAGGAGCCGGGGTCCTTTTATTATGCTTCAAGGCCATGTTGATACTGTAGGCGATGCAACTGGGTTTAAACCGGGGGCGCGCCAAGGATATATTCATGGCCGGGGGGCAGTTGATATGAAGGGTTCGGTGGCGGTAATGATTCGTGTTTTTAAGCAATTGATAAAGAAAAAAAATTTAAAATATCAGCCAATGCTGGTTTTGACTTCTGACGAAGAGGCAAATGATTTTTCAGGGATAAAAGAATTTTTAAAAACCAAGCATAGTAAAAAAGAAATTGCTTTTGCTGTTTGCGGCGAGCCAACTTCTTTGGAAATAAAAACCAAATTAATGGGCGTTTTAAACGTAGAAGTCAATATTCGGCAGGCAGGAGGCCATGGAGCTTTGCCCCAAAAAGAAAATGTTATTGAAAAAGCAGGTCTCATTTTGAGTGAGTTGATTAAAATTAAGAAACTTATCGTTAAACAAAAAAGAGCGGGATTTGATCCGGCGACAATGAATATCGGAGTTATCAGAGGCGGAGATGTGGTTAATAAAATCCCCAGGAGCTGCGTGATAAAATTTGCTGTCAGGACAATACAGCCGCATAGTTATTATAAAAAAATTATTGAAAAGCGCATTGCTTTGTTAGGATTTAAAAATATAAAGATAAAGTATTGTTTTTCTTATGACCCGGTAATAGTTAGAAGAAGGTTGCCTTCTGACGGGCTTGGGAGTAAAATAAAGAAAGGCAGGGGAATATTTAGAGCATTTTCCGAGGCAACTTTATTGAATCAAAATGATATTTTGGCTTATGTGTTTGGCGCGGGTGATATTAAAAAAGCCCACAAAAAAGCGGAAAAAGAAAGCATTAGTTTGGCTGAACTGGAAAAATATGAAAAAATACTTGTTGGTTTTTTTAGAAATGATTAA
- a CDS encoding non-canonical purine NTP pyrophosphatase (HAM1-like protein;i t is suspected that this protein functions to remove nonstandard bases such as xanthine or inosine), producing MKNSKPTITFVTGNKHKINSAKKIFADYPINLVFKNIETPEIQSMDVSEVAKHSAKYAAKKLNVPVIVSDCGYYLEALGGFPGPFARYFQESLSSEDILKLVQGKSRNIIVKECLAYAVPGQEPIIFPSEVGAVIAKKPEGKGLSVDRLLQYKGFDKPQAACDYNKILDFWDKHFTNYRDFAEYLLKKAG from the coding sequence ATGAAAAACTCTAAACCAACAATTACATTTGTCACCGGAAACAAACACAAGATAAACAGCGCTAAAAAAATATTTGCAGATTATCCGATAAATCTGGTTTTCAAAAACATTGAAACTCCGGAGATACAATCAATGGATGTTAGCGAGGTTGCAAAACATTCGGCAAAATATGCCGCCAAAAAATTGAATGTGCCGGTGATAGTATCTGACTGCGGGTATTATCTGGAAGCTTTAGGCGGATTTCCCGGCCCTTTTGCTAGGTATTTTCAGGAATCATTGTCCAGCGAGGATATTCTAAAGCTTGTGCAGGGAAAGAGCAGGAATATCATTGTTAAAGAGTGTCTTGCTTATGCTGTCCCAGGCCAGGAGCCGATTATTTTCCCTTCAGAGGTTGGGGCTGTTATTGCCAAAAAGCCCGAAGGCAAAGGCCTTTCCGTTGATAGGTTGTTGCAATATAAAGGATTTGATAAGCCCCAAGCAGCTTGTGATTATAATAAAATTTTAGATTTTTGGGATAAGCATTTTACAAATTATCGGGATTTTGCAGAATATTTGCTGAAGAAAGCGGGTTAA
- a CDS encoding NUDIX domain-containing protein, translating into MAEQKSGNAVSAFIMKHGKFMLLKRCNPPIQWCPPCGRARKAESLVDAVVRESKEETNLDVKVLMPITSWFGKHGGEILCSISFLCEYVSGEVKLSDEHNEFKWLTVEEMIQGEMTHDIKDFVRAREIKQLFDAGKIE; encoded by the coding sequence ATGGCTGAACAAAAATCAGGCAATGCTGTTTCCGCGTTTATTATGAAGCATGGAAAATTCATGCTTCTAAAGCGCTGTAATCCGCCAATTCAATGGTGCCCTCCCTGCGGCCGGGCTCGAAAGGCTGAGTCGCTTGTTGATGCTGTTGTCCGGGAATCAAAAGAAGAAACCAACCTTGATGTTAAAGTTCTAATGCCCATAACCTCATGGTTTGGCAAGCATGGTGGAGAAATTTTATGCTCCATTAGTTTTTTGTGCGAATATGTTTCCGGGGAAGTAAAGTTATCTGATGAGCACAACGAATTTAAGTGGCTGACTGTGGAAGAAATGATTCAAGGGGAGATGACGCATGATATCAAGGACTTTGTTAGGGCTCGGGAAATCAAACAGCTTTTTGACGCGGGGAAAATAGAGTAG
- a CDS encoding non-canonical purine NTP pyrophosphatase (HAM1-like protein;i t is suspected that this protein functions to remove nonstandard bases such as xanthine or inosine): MKVNIITKNPLKVLAAKRAFEKHGVEVNFIKKEYPEIQADTSLEIAASTAKTAAKELGIPVIREDHSFFVNALGIPGPYCNYFERALGTEGLLKMLKKFLDRSAYFEIATVYALPDGKIKTWVGRVPIIIACEPRGDLSRGWDAVLMFENEKRTFAEYPMEERIDVWNENFEKIAKLAAAGEL, translated from the coding sequence ATGAAAGTCAACATCATAACAAAAAATCCGTTAAAAGTTTTGGCGGCAAAAAGAGCTTTTGAGAAGCATGGGGTTGAGGTGAATTTTATTAAGAAAGAATATCCGGAGATTCAGGCCGATACCAGCCTGGAGATCGCCGCTTCTACCGCCAAAACCGCAGCCAAAGAATTAGGTATCCCGGTTATCCGGGAAGACCACAGTTTTTTTGTTAACGCCCTGGGTATTCCCGGACCTTATTGTAATTATTTTGAAAGGGCGCTTGGCACTGAAGGCCTGCTAAAGATGCTTAAAAAATTTTTGGACAGAAGCGCTTATTTTGAAATAGCCACAGTTTATGCTTTGCCAGACGGCAAGATAAAAACTTGGGTTGGCCGAGTGCCAATTATTATTGCTTGCGAACCTCGCGGAGATTTGTCAAGGGGCTGGGATGCGGTTTTGATGTTTGAAAATGAAAAAAGAACTTTTGCTGAATATCCGATGGAAGAAAGAATAGATGTTTGGAATGAAAATTTTGAAAAAATCGCCAAGCTTGCGGCCGCGGGCGAGTTGTAA
- a CDS encoding nucleotide pyrophosphohydrolase, which translates to MEIQKMQKIVDDWVKTNTAGYWQPNNMMLRLMEEVGELAREVNHQFGEKPKKPFEEENKLEYEIADILFALVCIANSLDIDLDQAFQQTMEKYTKRDGERFR; encoded by the coding sequence ATGGAAATTCAAAAAATGCAAAAAATTGTGGATGACTGGGTGAAAACCAACACGGCTGGTTATTGGCAGCCGAATAATATGATGTTGCGCTTGATGGAAGAAGTCGGAGAATTAGCCCGAGAAGTGAATCATCAATTTGGAGAAAAACCCAAAAAGCCCTTTGAAGAAGAAAATAAGCTTGAATATGAGATAGCGGATATTTTGTTTGCTCTGGTTTGTATTGCTAATTCTTTAGATATAGATTTAGACCAGGCGTTTCAGCAGACCATGGAGAAATATACGAAAAGGGACGGGGAAAGGTTTCGGTGA
- a CDS encoding bifunctional hydroxymethylpyrimidine kinase/phosphomethylpyrimidine kinase — protein sequence MPKITVISTFAQDKIIYKEPGKTITRKGGPAFWIDKTLKDLKVDFDFICPRKQAKVEVVVSKKGETGFVKSVDKINLTGKRTARAFIISTVADEFDLTNLTKLNGLIALDIQGYARDIKVQKKTKLQIAPDTYQLISILKVTKEELKFLDKEFTDNQKKRILIITKGEQGAEIFSGGKRYVFPARKTKVKDTIGAGDVFLTAFVAEFIKIKDAQKAGKFAIGYVEQFLADK from the coding sequence ATGCCAAAAATAACAGTCATCTCAACATTTGCCCAAGATAAGATTATTTATAAAGAACCAGGCAAGACTATCACGCGCAAAGGCGGTCCAGCTTTTTGGATTGATAAAACACTTAAAGATTTGAAAGTTGATTTTGATTTTATTTGTCCCAGAAAACAAGCAAAGGTTGAGGTTGTTGTGAGTAAAAAAGGAGAAACTGGTTTTGTCAAGTCGGTTGATAAAATAAATTTAACAGGCAAAAGAACAGCTCGCGCTTTTATTATTTCTACTGTTGCTGATGAATTTGATTTGACTAATTTGACAAAATTAAACGGCTTAATTGCTTTAGACATCCAGGGATATGCTAGAGATATTAAAGTTCAGAAAAAAACAAAGTTGCAAATTGCGCCGGACACATATCAGCTAATTTCAATTTTAAAAGTTACTAAAGAAGAATTGAAATTTTTGGATAAAGAGTTTACTGATAATCAGAAAAAACGTATCTTAATTATAACTAAGGGTGAACAAGGTGCAGAGATATTCTCCGGTGGCAAAAGGTATGTCTTTCCTGCTCGTAAAACTAAAGTCAAAGATACAATCGGTGCCGGTGATGTTTTTTTAACCGCTTTTGTGGCAGAATTTATAAAAATAAAAGATGCGCAAAAAGCCGGTAAATTTGCCATAGGTTACGTAGAGCAGTTTTTGGCTGACAAATAA